Genomic DNA from Solanum dulcamara chromosome 4, daSolDulc1.2, whole genome shotgun sequence:
ACTCATTAAgttgtaataaaataaaagaacaaaCGTACTTATCGATTGAGATCTAAATGATTAAAATCTGAAGGATTAAGACTCAGATATTCATTAAATGCGAACAGACATGACCTTTGTTGTTTCTCTTACATTGTTTTCTATGTTGTACAGCTCATCTGGGAAAATGGAGAGAGCAACTACTTCAGCGTTATGTAGTCACTTTGTTATCATGTTGATCCTACTTCTACCAGATACATCAGTGGCTGAACCAAGATCCCAGATAATCCAGCTCATATGTGGAACCAGAACGCCGGGAACCATCCCAAATTTTGTTGGTGGAATGGAAACTATAAGTGAACAACTGAGAACTAGAGGATATGGAGTATCATTTACTGGCACTGGACCAGTTGCTACATATGGACTTGGCCAATGCTATGGTGATCTTTCATTACCCGACTGTGTCTTATGCTTCTCTGAAGCGCGGACCCTTTTTCCCCAGTGCTTCCCTAGTAGTTCATCTGAGTTTCTTTCGATGGAAAATATTACGTACCTTTATGtatttactttttcatattttaaactcTTATGTGAAAATTCTAGCTCTGCCAATGCCTAATAAGTGAGATATCTCCATCTCTAACCACTTTATCagattatattaattttaaaattttatgtcaaatcaaaccatgcgcaaattgaaacagagaagtatctttttttcttctcctctTTATTATTTTGGTTAGGGCATAAGTGAAGAAGATTAAATTCTTGAAGTAGACTTCGTCGTGATCGAGCTGTTAGGtagaacaacaacaactatcTTTCGATTCCAAACAAGTTGAGGTTGACTATATGAATTCTCACTATTCCATTTAAGTTCAACTCATGATCGAGCAGTTTGTTGCAAGTttaaaatcatatcatatcgtatcatcatctatactatattaagagTACGAAGAtccttaaaatgttgattgaactttttaccttcattaaaagacttctctttaaacaaaatcatcttttcaccatttttcttcaattattataccattattttaatgatattaaatattgattataacaaatataataaaaattaaatagagaAAATTTTCTTATTATGCTTAAATTTTGAAGAATCTTTTTCTAACTAAAATAgacttgattttttaaaaaaatatagtaaaaaaactttcaaaataataagcaaaaatcattttcaaaaaaggtccacaaaaataggcaaaaaaaaatagtcaaCAACGTCCCAAAAAAAAGGCAAACAAGGTAAaaaaaaacacacacacacaaaaaaaaaaaataacgtccagtaaaatataatatgggacaatttcaaatatagataataaattaattagtttacaGTAAATATAGCCATTTTTTATTTgcataaaaaatagtcaaaatcataggaaatatatagtgactatacactgactatataatatatattacttatacatgagttatacactgaatatacattttgatacactcaaaaactgaatataaCTTGATTATTCATGAAATATATACTGACTATACATACCTATACAGAGAatgactatttttttaataataatttcgGCCAAATGACCACTAGGTGTAATTTTGCCCTATATATATTGCCAAAAAAAGCCTAAGAAATTAGGCGTTCCAAAATAATCGACCAAAAAAAGGCCCAAGAAAATATATGGACAAAAAATTCCAAAACATTAGGAAAAAGTTTTCTACTCACTTGAATTCCTAAGTTTATGGGAcacttctaaattaattaatttttattaaattactaTTTGATTATCTTTATAATATTGACTCCTAAAATAtcgggaaaaaaaataataagagtcctaaaatatatgataataaGTGATAGTAGAATTAAGGTAGACTCCTAAACTAAATGAAAAGAAGAATTAGAAAAAGActcctaaaaaaatatatggaaaAGAGAGTTAATGTTTAAGtgaatttattataatataatataattttttttcttaaaacaaGGATTCCAAGTAATCTTCAAATTAACCACTTTTGTCCAGTCCAAGTTCCAAATTATGGTAAATCACTACCCTAAAAGGTATTCTAAAGTTACAATTTCTCTACCTTCAAAGGGTAAGAATAAGGTTAcgattttttcaaaattatgtaCTCAATGATATGAGTTATACACGTAATAATTTGTTCAAGttatatctttttttataaattagcGCGATATACACGTGCAAACCACGTACACTAAACTAGTATATTATTAAAAGTGGAAAAAATCTAAGTCAAAAGATGGATTACGAAAATACCCCTTAcctattaatttattttctcaaaattattttaaaaaattactttttcatttaaaatcaacTCCATAACTACACCTCTTCATTTTCATAACTTATATTCTAATAATATTCATTAATCTTGTGTCTTTAACTCACATATTATCATCTTCATAACTCTTATTTTTAATAATCTTTATTATATCTTATATCTTTTCAAATTCATAACCCCAAATAATatgttataatattattaaatcTTGAAATTCAATAGATAATAAATGCAATATTCATTATTTAAAACTAAACTATCCAATATTCAcattaaaattctttttcaaaaaatatccGTATGTCATGTGTTATACAATTgttattttatgtttttgtaTTATGAAATCTATACCTTTTCatttactactactattactattattattattattattattattattattactactactactattactattactattactattactattattattattatcactattactattattattataagtCATACTTAACTGCCTATTCAATTGTTACTCTTTTTATCTATAACgttcataatttttatatttataacctccaaatatttaatttaaaattttaagatattttttggtcttcctttatttttatctatataaatccattttttttgtttcacaTGACCCTTACCCAAGGTTATCCTTTTCATTTTATAGTGAAAGTAGTGAAGTGCTTATATCATTATTGTACTATTTGATTCATGCATTAGTGTGACTCAATGAAGAAGGCTATATGGGAGGAGGAGTCAATAAGAACTTGAAAAATTCTATAcatattctatatttttttttcatcaatATTGTTATGATTACAGTCCTCAAAAGAATGTGTACgttgtatttttttcttctctattttttttttgtattttctcCCTATTAGACTTCTTTAATTTGTAGTTTTATTTGTGCTCAAATTAGTCATTTGTGACTTTATTAAAAGTATGAAGTACACGTGCAAAGCACGTGTTTAGAACTAGTATCAGGAAAAACATGATTGGtcaatttggaaaaaaattatctaCGAAAAAcaagtttcttaaaaaattaggaaaaatgATTTTCTTTAATGGAAAGTTGAAAAAATCCATCATTTCTTTTTGGACTTATTGCATCTTGTTGAAGCTGTTGACACTatcatatgattttactttgTCAGACGCATTAATAGGTGTCTTCTTTTTTGCTTTTGTTGCTTCCACTTCTTTGTTGCCTAAGTGCAAAGGCAGAGGTAGGCAGGGTTGAGTGGTTCATCCGAGTTTCATTCTACGGAAAATTATCtatcttttttcatatttttaactCTTAAAGGAAAAATTCTAGCTCTGTCAATGTCTAATAAGTGAGATCAGTGGCGGAGCCACCTTTAGTTCAGGAGTTCAGTCGAACCCTCTTTGGCAGAaaagtatattatttatatatagttaaaataattttttatgtatatataataaatgtCGAATTTCCTTTGACTAGTCTGTATATGtatttttcagattttaaacccttttaatgaaaattttgactccgCCATTGAGTGAGATATCTCCATCTCTAACCACTTTATCAgatcatattaattttattttaaaatttcatgtcaaatgtgtaaattgaaacagagaagtaccttttttcttctcttctttattATTTTGGTTTGGGCAGTAAGTAAAGTAGATTACGAAAGCTGCCCCACAAATATCTTTTAAAGTCTTTCATTTTAGTACTGTTTTAAGTCTTTCGTTTGAAAAATTCAACACAACAAATTTTTTCCTCTTGTGTCACTTCTATGACCCAAAAATAATTACTCTgctctgttttaatttattatttaactaGTGAAGCAGCTTGTGCTTCGCGCGGTCACAAATCGTAATATTAGTACATAAGTGATAttattgttatatatatatatatttgatagaataTATTAACTACGTCCTCCGTCTCATATTCAGATTTTGAGATTTATTAACTTTTTCTTTTACCATAATTTTTGTGTatcttttaatatttaaattatcaattattgtaatttataatactaaataattattattatttttctacaaAACGACCCCTAACCCAACTCAAATACCATTTTTAACCCTTCGCATGtaaatcaaaatgaaagacgTAAAGTTGAAAGACCAAACAAAGCAAAGTCCCGGTCCCGAAGGAGCGTCGTTCCAATTGACACCTAATTTCTCATTCTATAACTCTATCTTCTCATTAAGCTTGCCATTCATGAATTGcattatataatatagatatACAAAAGCACACATTCCTGAAGACTCACAGAAAAATTCCCCATTGCTATACAGTATACACgtctagttttcttcttcaCACTCCCCATGTCATTACCACGCCATTTCTTAACCCCCACCCCTTTCCTCCCTCTTGTTCTAGATTTGATCTGTTCACTTGTTGTTTTATATATAAGCATAATATTGGGTTTCGTACAGTCGTAAACTTCCCCTGTATTACTATTAAACCTTGGTATGTCTATATAGTTTTTGTTTCTTGGATTAGTACAATTACAACTTGTTTAGTAGGTTCTGTTGAATTATCTGGCTTTTTACATCTTTAAACCCAATATAATAATGGTGATcataaaattttgtatttgaTCTTGCTATTAAACTGTTAGGAATTTCAAATAAGTGCAAGTTACATCTTTTCCGGGGAAAAAAATTGtatgattttgtttttttctctcaGACAAttagaaaagttgaaatgttGAAAGTGGAAGTCGAAAGATTAACTTGCAAGCAATGATTTAGTTTTTGTTTTCATCCAAGTATTCGAAATCCATGATCAACCAAACACAACTCCTTGTTAATCAGACATGAGAATAGATAACCTTATCACAATTCACAAAATAAGAACTATTCAAGATAACGATGCTGAaccaaacatgatcataaaaagataaataaatcacgaaattcaagaaaaattacCTTCGCGGCGTTGGAAGACGAAGAGGAATGGAGACAAAGCTTTGGGGATTTACATGGATAGTAAAATAAGGACCCGCATTCACGGGCGGAGCCACATGGTGGCTAGgggttcatcccaacttccttcggcgaaaaattatactatttatatatagttaaaataattttttatatataaataatagatGTTGAACCCCCTTCAATTAGTTCgtgtgtttattttttaaaattttgaactctTATTGAAAATTTTGGTTCCGCCACTGCTCGCATTGACTACAAGTGATAACAATGCCATCGATAATGATGATGACGGCATCACGGGGCTCTGGAGAAGACGCCCTGTTGCTGCTAATGTTGCTTGATGACGGCATCACTGGGCATAAAACATGGCCTGTATATATGTTGGACAAGAAGTCCTGATGAATGGAACAAATGTGACTGTTCACGGTAGAAAGGAAAAGGCTAAAGTAAAGGTTTGGGCATTTAGTTGGACAAAGAAAGCGTCTGTTCGGGTTTAATTAACCGATCTAAGCTAATTAACCTATCTAAGCATTCATGAAGTTTATTAAAATAAacaattgattttaaaattttaaatgaaaaaaatataggaaaaaaagataaatattcaTTCTGTCCTTACAATGCGTCATATTATCGGTCCTAGGAtcctcttttatatatatatatatatatatatatatatatatatatatatataagattttaatttgatacaaaaaaaatttaaaaaaatattatgatctTAAATTATAGATATATAATAAAGAGTTGGcggaataaaaaaaaaaaataggataaataaattaaaattgatagagtacaaaaaatagaaaaaattacgtaaatacacattttattttatcataatcttcaaaattttctaccattcaaaaaaaattcaaaaattctctcggatacatcactcaTCTCTCGCTGATACATCTCTCTCTTATATATCCAGATCCTATCCCCTCTGATAAATCTCTATTTCCTCTCTAATACATCTCTTCCTTCTCGAATACATTCCTAACCTATGCAATTAAATGTCTGCTGATGTATTTCGAAAGTCTAATGATATATTcgaattaatatattttaaaggatttttataattttaaaaaaatagaaaaataatataatttactcttaatattatgaaatttatttaattacacagaaaataaaagagaattaTGACGAAGTGATAAAATCActttgtcaaaaaaatattgtaCCCCACTatgaaattcaaatttaatcggcTTTAATATAAATAACGTCATACTGACGCAAGATTGGGAAACCACTGATCTTTGTCAATTATAAAAATTTCCCTTTCATTTTCCCCCTCTTCCTCTCTATTTCTATACATTTGACAGCAGCTGATGATCTCTCTATTTTTCGATTAAAAAATCTGGCGAACTTCAGACCGATTAGTGCTCAGAAGGACTTTGTgagtttctttttttcttcttcttattctgtTTTCACTAATTATTAAGTCGTTTGATTAAGTTTCTAAAATTAGCATATTTTGAAAAGTATTTGTATTtgattaataaattttaaataaaaattagtgTTTGGCCAAACTTTCAAAAAGtgattgtatttttcttttaaaaaaaatattttggtgaaaagctctcttttttatattttgaaaataaattctgCTGCTTCTATGGAAATACTCTATTTTCAAAAGCTGGGccaaatactttatttttataaaataaacacttcttttttaaaaaaaaaaaaaagttcgcTAAACAGgctatatatttgttttgagtgcaaaataattatccaaataaaatctctcttatttttcttacaTTGTTTTCTATGTTGTACAGCTCACCTGGAAAAATGGAGGGAGCAACACCTTCTGTGTTATGTAGTCACTTTGTTATCATGTTGATCCTACTTCTAACAGATACATCAGTGGCTGAACCAAGATCCCAGATAATCCAGCTCATATGTGGAAACAGAACGACGGTTTCCACCCCAAATTTTGTTGGTACGATGGAAACTTTAAGTGAACAAGTGAGAAGTAGAGGATATGGAGTAGGAGTTACTGGCAATGGACCAGATGCTAATTATGGACTTAGCCAATGCTATGGTGATCTTTCATTAATTGACTGTGTCTTATGCTTCTCTGAAGCGCGGAACCTTCTTCCCGAGTGCTTCCCTAATAATGGAGGGCGAATTTATCTTGATGGCTGCTTTATGAGAGCGGAAAATTACAGTTTCTATGACCAGTATTTAGGTCCAGAGGACAGGCGAGTATGCGGAAACAGGACGACAAAGGGTTCATTGTTCCAACAGAATGCTAGGCTAGCCGTTCAACAAGCAGCTGCAAATGCACCGAGTAATAATGGCTATGCGCGTGCCCAAGTGTCAATGCACAGGCCTTCCAATGATACAGCTTATGTTCTCGCTGATTGCTGGAAGACGCTGAGTGCAAATTCTTGTGCAGCGTGTTTACAAAATGCATCTGCATCCATGTTGGGATGCTTACCTTGGTCAGAAGGTAGAGCTCTGTACACCGGATGTTTCATGAGGTATTCCGATACCAATTTTCCTATTTCTACCAGTGGAGGCTCGTCATCAAGGGGTACTTTTTGCTCTTTTTTCATCCTGGTTTGCCTGTTATTTATCGAATGAACATGTAATTTTGCTGATAAATGGTCTCTTTTTTACCATATTGCAGGAAAAGTTGTAGTCATTGTCATTGTTGTGGTTAGTTCCGTTGTCGTTTTGGGAGCAGGTGCTTTCGTTGGTTTTGGTGTCTGGAAGAGCAAACTAATccagaagaagagaaaaggTAAAGACTTTTGTGCCAAAAATTAGTCATAAAAGTCATTAGGCTATCAATGAGGTACATATTGCTGAGTATATATCTTACGATTCGCACACAACTGTAGTGAAATAACTTGAAGTGTCATGGCCTACTCGTGCTTTTACATGGCACTTGGACCAAACTCAAACCCTAAAGCTAGTTCATGAGGAAGGATTGCTCAAGTTCATATAAGTATACCACCAGTCTATTCCCCAACCAATGTTGGGATTTgatgttgggtttaattgatactTTGAATGGAAAattaagggaaaaagaagtggagagaaaAATGATCTGCtttcttgctttattaaataagttttggTCTCAAATAGGTGGTGGAAAAGAAAAGTCTTCTACTTAAAAGTGGAAACACttcttcatgttgctaaagggtcaagaagggGGTCtaccctcgcgccgtcgtcgtcgctcggctcggctttaaattttaattaattaatattatttatttatttaattaattaagtgaaaaaatcctgacccgcgacccgtttctttcccggattaatttaaaaaatatttctctccattttttcaacggatttttgaaaggttgcaaccttgtccgaaaagttgcaaagcTTTTTCTCAACAGTCAAGCATTTTCctaacaggtgccttttcttaaaaggtgcaaatagtctatatatatctgttaatcctcaaAATGTTATATACGAAAtttctgaaataacatcttcttcttctttctgcacttcctaaaactcgtgtgatatacaacCATCAAGTAGTTCGCAGTCACCATAATTTGTTGTACCGCTAttctggtgagtaaatcgttctatcctgggaggaaagattctaAAACCTTTGGTACATTGaagggaataatttccttaaagaCACaatgtgcattcagtgggctcggtttcttgttcttacataattttaccaaacactatttttattttctgttctggttctatcttttatttcagAATTTATTGTTGGtgtttcatcatttgttttcaATACAGTTTAGTAACATTTGACCCCCTGTAAGTCTCTAACACCCTGGGAAATTTGAACCTGTTAGGTGCAAATGATGTTGAGAAATTAGTGAAGATCCTTCTTCAAAACCACGTGAACTTCAAGTATTCGACACTTGACAAAGCCACGAGATCATTTGATGAGGCCAACAAGATCGGGCAAGGTGGATTTGCCACGGTTTATAAGGTATGTAATGGCTGAATGTAGTGTGATTATGTTAACAGCAATGTAATACTACAAGTGTTGGCAATTAAATAAAGGAAATTGCTGATAAAAGTTGTACaaagtacatatcaagatattattgaaagaagaaaagggaGTCTGAGGCACAATTTGTTGCAGGGTGTTTTGGCAGATGGGAGAGAGATCGCCATCAAAAGACTGTTCTTCAACAACAAACACAGAGCTGCAGATTTTTATAACGAGGTTAACATAATCAGTAGCATCCAGCACAAAAACTTGACAAGGTTATTGGGATGCAGCTGCTCAGGACCGGAAAGCCTTCTTGTATACGAGTTACTCCCTAATCAGAGTCTTGATCGCTTCATATTTGGTAAGTAACCGGACTTTACTACAGCACCACCTACTTTTTAGTCCCAAACAAGTTAGGGATCAGCTATATGAACTCTCACTATTTTATTTAAGCTAAACTCATGCCATCATTGCACTAACGAAATGGTGTATTTTCACATAACCAGCACAATGTCCTTATCAGCCATATGATAATAACCTTAAAATTTGACAGACCCTATCAAAGGTAAAGCTCTAAACTGGGAGAAGAGATTTGAGATAATTATAGGTACAGCAGAAGGATTGGTATACCTTCACGAGAACTCAAAGACACGAATAATTCACAGAGACATAAAAGCTAGCAACATCCTGTTGGACTCGAGGCTCCGTGCAAAGATTGCTGATTTTGGATTGGCCAGGTCATTCCAAGAAGACAGAAGTCACATAAGCACTGCCATTGCTGGTACATTGTTAGTatttcttcatctcttcttctaCTTTTTTCACGTAAAGTACACAAAAACATGAAAACTAATATGGTCCAATAATGGATGATTTGCCCTTTTTATGCAGAGGATATATGGCTCCAGAATACTTAGTGCACGGTCAGCTAACAGAAAAAGCAGATGTCTATGGCTTTGGAGTTCTTCTACTAGAGATTGTTACTGGAAGACAAAATAACAAGAGAAAAAACGCCGAATATACTGTCAGCTTAGTTTCCGATGTAATTTctaatcaatcatttcttttTTGAACCAAATGTTAAATCTGGGAAAACATTTTTgctctttgatcttaactttatTCGATTACATTAACAGGTGTGGGAGCACTTTCAACGCGGGATAGTGAAGGAACTGTTCGATCCGAATCTCATGTTGCATAACTGCAAAACAATCAATGTGAAAAATGAGGTTGCGAGAGTGTTACATGTGGGACTTCTGTGCACTCAAGAGATCCCAACGTTACGGCCATCCATGTCTAAGGCATTACAAATGTTCGTCAAGAAAGACGAAGAGTTGCCTCCTCCTACTAAGCCGCCATTCGTGGATGACAAAACCATGACACTTCATGACCCTTGGGAGGAGTACTCGCTTATACAATGCGAATCTGCTACGATTGCCATGTTATCTTACAGTTCTTTTTACCCCAGATGATGATATTCCAGCGCCCTGAAATTAAAGCATAGATTAAAGATAGACAAATTAAATTGGCCTCAACTAGCAACTAAACACTCCAACTTTGAGTATGCacatctagacacctcaacttTGAAAGTACAAGAGGGTGGTGGGGGGGGTTGAattctttttgtattttgtcTTTATAAAACTGTGAGCGAATCATCTGCCTAGTTAATAAGAGAAAGATGAGAAAGTAAATGACACCATGTGTTTTATACAGTTTGGGATCCAATGTGGATCTTAGTCTAGCTAGTCCCCTTGGATTGCAAGGATGTTCTCTGTATGTTCTTGAAGTTTGTGTTGTACAGTATTTGTGATGTGTAGTTCCTATGTGTATACTCTATATTTTTTCTCTTGATTGATACGATGTCTCACAACtatattttccctctcttctctcttttgaTTACACATTGAATCAAAAAGAAATTACAATGGTTGTTAAGAGTAGAACAAAGAGGCTTGAGGAGGTTTAGACAATTGTTTATTCTCTTCGACCTTTGATGGCTTCTTATATAGGCTCTTTGAACTAGTCATTTGAGGTCTTTGATAGGGATGGCAACCAAAACGAATTGATCCTTGGAAAGACTAATTGATTTCTCTCCAAGAATAAGTAGACAACTTCGTACTTGTGTTGTCGTTGATTGACTCATCAATATATTTGTTAATCTTCTTGGTTTTCTTCGCAGAGTTAGAGTGCTTACTTGTCAATTGAGGTCAAATTTGAGTGATTGTTTTTGTATTACGCCTATATTATAAGCATCATTTTGCCTAGTCTTCTTGGGATAAACTGCATCATGATTGAGTTGTTAGCTACAACAGCAACGCCTCAGTCCAAATAAGTTCAGATAAattatatgaatcctcactatTTCATTAAAGCTAAACTCATGATAGTTAGTTGCTTTTATAATTTGTTCCTAGATAGAGATGTTTGGAATAATACACATGGTGTGATTTATATAGGATCTAAGGCTGCAATTTTGATGTGCGTGTAAATACTTGTATTCCGAAGAACTTTTGTACATTGATAATTCTATGAATCGTTGAATCAACTCATATTGAGTCTTTCAAATAGTAATTGGAACAATAATGTATGTAACTTAGATAAACCATTCTTTATAGGATGATGCATAAACCTGATTATAATTTGGCAAAGTACGAGCTTAAAATATACAAGTTAAAAGTCTAACTCAAATCGTGCCACCTCAAGGTGCATtcactttttaaaaagaatactGTCAAAGGTTATGATACTCGATAAGTATACTTTAATAAGAACTAGACTTACAATATGTGCTTTGCATGTGTAGttatatcttaatttttaaaaaagttacaTAAATATTGCTCTATTTATTCCAATTTATCTGATGATGTTCAGATTCTGAGAATCAAAAATTATTCTTTACCTGTATTTTTTACATGCcttttacatattttaaattatgagttATTGTAacttataattataatttttttacataATCTCCAAATATGTGTATTTTAtctagaaaaatgaaaaaaatatatgtctAAAGATAttgtcaaaattaaaaaatttgaatcgcgaaaataaaaaatatcacataaatatGAATAGAGAGAATACTAAATAAGGTATTTGACTTCTACAAGATGCCATATTGCATCTCAGAACTTTTTCTCTTTTGCGAGATTAGTTATTAATTTAAgggaaaattatataaattgaatTCATTAGTGAAACTAATTATCCAAATTGGATTTAatctaaattatttatttttaatgaactCAAGTCCCAAATTATTTATGCGCCTAccccatttttttaatttcgtgCATGACATCAGCATGATGTCAGCATCACAACTATGAATTAATCCTCTATGATATTCAGTCGGTATATTAATACCATATCGGTATTATATAAAATTGAgtttaatcctctgtgatactccgtcggtaCATTGATACCTATAGGTATCATATAAGATTGGgcttcttttataaaaaataaaataaataattaagagaaaattatgaaagtcacaatcttatttattaaattctaaattagtaaaaaatatattttttatattttcttctctttttgcaaatttaaaaaaaattgtatctaaattatgactctttttttaattgttttaaaattaaaatactgAAAAACTGAAACATACATCAATCATACAATGACAGTATGTAGATATACCGTAATAGTATCATGGATGATTGAGTAATCTTATCAAATGATTGAAGCAAACCTCAAAGAAAACACTGTTCAGTTattctttgataccatcagagtatattatactttgatggtatcaagaaggaagaaatagtctttcaataaaaaTACTGCTCAGTTACTTTTtaataccatcagagtatatccATATACTGTGATAATattagagaagaaaaaaaggatgGATGCCAACATCAGCACAcgaatttaaaatgaaaaagaagtgTGAAAATAATGAGGCATTTCTTATacccaaaaagaaaaagtatttACCCTTAAATGCCTATTACTTTCATacccctttttattttaaaataacctaaatttattttaaaattcgtaCAATAACGTCATCCTGACATCAACGCCCAGTCTATATGATATCGATAAGGTATCAATATACCAACGAAGTATCACAAATG
This window encodes:
- the LOC129885223 gene encoding cysteine-rich receptor-like protein kinase 2 → MEGATPSVLCSHFVIMLILLLTDTSVAEPRSQIIQLICGNRTTVSTPNFVGTMETLSEQVRSRGYGVGVTGNGPDANYGLSQCYGDLSLIDCVLCFSEARNLLPECFPNNGGRIYLDGCFMRAENYSFYDQYLGPEDRRVCGNRTTKGSLFQQNARLAVQQAAANAPSNNGYARAQVSMHRPSNDTAYVLADCWKTLSANSCAACLQNASASMLGCLPWSEGRALYTGCFMRYSDTNFPISTSGGSSSRGKVVVIVIVVVSSVVVLGAGAFVGFGVWKSKLIQKKRKGANDVEKLVKILLQNHVNFKYSTLDKATRSFDEANKIGQGGFATVYKGVLADGREIAIKRLFFNNKHRAADFYNEVNIISSIQHKNLTRLLGCSCSGPESLLVYELLPNQSLDRFIFDPIKGKALNWEKRFEIIIGTAEGLVYLHENSKTRIIHRDIKASNILLDSRLRAKIADFGLARSFQEDRSHISTAIAGTLGYMAPEYLVHGQLTEKADVYGFGVLLLEIVTGRQNNKRKNAEYTVSLVSDVWEHFQRGIVKELFDPNLMLHNCKTINVKNEVARVLHVGLLCTQEIPTLRPSMSKALQMFVKKDEELPPPTKPPFVDDKTMTLHDPWEEYSLIQCESATIAMLSYSSFYPR